Proteins encoded within one genomic window of Lepidochelys kempii isolate rLepKem1 chromosome 11, rLepKem1.hap2, whole genome shotgun sequence:
- the PLCD4 gene encoding 1-phosphatidylinositol 4,5-bisphosphate phosphodiesterase delta-4, with protein MALHLYGPRLQLDETLEQMQQGTLMRKVKSKSWKKQRYFRLQDDCMTVWYKSKKTGYTKYTFSISDVETVREGHQSEVLQSLAEEFPPEHCFTVVFNGRRGNLDLIAGSPEEAQCWVRGLRRLVEIVTKMDQQEKMDQWICDWFQKADKNKDGRMSFKEVRQLLKMMNMDMNEDHALRLFQMADRSESGTLEGEEFVLFYKALTQRDDVLDVFQVFSQDGKKLTLLEFVDFLQQEQLEGENTQEFAMELIARYEPSETARARHMLSVDGFLLYLLSPEGAIFNPAHGTLCQDMTQPLCHYFISSSHNTYLLEDQLRGQSSVEGYIRALKRGCRCLEVDCWDGPSGEPVVYHGHTFTSKIPFKDVVTTLGQYAFQASDYPVILSLENHCGPEQQDLLAQHLKGILGERLLMAPLDGHGPTQLPSPQELRGRIILKGKRAESLAHSPSGQPDKAPEGEASEDDDEPEAEEDSLSQEAKGKAKKSQAKELSDCIIYCHSVPFRSFQQALAHRRPYETASLPEAKARKLIKEAGNEFVRHNAWQLTRIYPSGLRTDSSNYDPQEMWNVGCQLVALNVQTGGAEMDLCDGLFQQNARCGYVLKPAFLRDAGTAFDPDNPRSRAGGGPWSLAIQVISGQQLPKVASSKASAIVDPLVRVEIHGVPADQGRQETQYVDNNGFNPSWGETLQFKVHVPELALVRFVVEDYDKTSRNDFVGQFTLPFASIKSGYRHVHLLSKDGTAIPPSSLFVHIQITELPYPE; from the exons TCTCCATCAGCGACGTGGAGACGGTGCGGGAGGGGCACCAGTCCGAGGTGCTGCAGAGCCTGGCCGAGGAGTTCCCACCCGAGCACTGCTTCACTGTCGTCTTCAATGGGCGGCGCGGGAACCTGGACCTGATCGCCGGCTCCCCCGAGGAGGCACAGTGCTGGGTCCGGGGCCTGCGTCGCCTGGTGGAGATCGTCACCAAGATGGACCAGCAGGAGAAGATGGATCA GTGGATCTGCGACTGGTTCCAGAAGGCCGATAAGAACAAGGACGGACGCATGAGCTTCAAGGAGGTGCGGCAGCTCCTCAAGATGATGAACATGGACATGAACGAGGACCATGCGCTCCGGCTCTTCCAG ATGGCTGACAGGTCGGAGTCGGGGACGCTGGAGGGCGAGGAGTTTGTGCTGTTCTACAAGGCGCTGACGCAGCGAGACGACGTGCTGGACGTCTTCCAGGTGTTCTCCCAGGACGGGAAGAAACTGACCCTGCTGGAGTTTGTGGATttcctgcagcaggagcagctggaggGGGAAAACACGCAGGAGTTCGCCATGGAGCTGATTGCCAGATACGAGCCGTCTGAGACCG CCAGGGCACGGCACATGCTGAGTGTCGACGGCTTCCTCCTGTACCTGCTCTCGCCGGAAGGGGCCATCTTCAACCCCGCTCATGGGACGCTTTGTCAGGACATGACCCAACCCCTCTGCCACTATTTCATCTCCTCCTCGCACAACACCTACCTGCTGGAGGACCAGCTCCGGGGCCAGAGCAGCGTCGAGGGCTACATCAG GGCTCTGAAGCGGGGCTGCCGCTGCCTGGAGGTGGACTGCTGGGACGGACCCAGCGGGGAGCCCGTCGTCTACCACGGCCACACGTTCACCTCCAAGATCCCCTTCAAGGACGTGGTCACCACCCTGGGGCAGTACGCCTTCCAG GCGTCCGACTACCCCGTCATCCTGTCACTGGAGAATCACTGCGGCCCGGAGCAGCAGGACCTCCTGGCCCAGCACCTGAAGGGCATCCTGGGAGAGCGGCTGCTCATGGCCCCCCTCGACGGCCACGGCCCGACGCAGCTGCCTTCGCCGCAG GAGCTGAGAGGAAGGATCATTCTGAAGGGGAAGCGGGCAGAGAGCCTGGCGCACTCACCGAGTGGGCAGCCGGACAAGGCCCCGGAGGGGGAGGCATCCGAAGATGATGATGAGCCAGAGGCGGAGGAAGACAGCCTGAGCCAGGAGGCCAAGGGGAAGGCCAAG AAGTCCCAGGCCAAGGAGCTGTCTGACTGCATCATCTACTGCCATAGCGTCCCCTTCCGCAGCTTCCAGCAGGCGCTCGCCCACCGCCGGCCCTACGAAACGGCCTCCCTGCCCGAGGCCAAGGCCAGGAAGCTGATCAAAGAGGCGG GGAACGAGTTTGTCCGTCACAACGCCTGGCAGCTGACGCGGATCTACCCCAGTGGGCTGAGGACTGACTCCTCCAACTACGACCCGCAGGAGATGTGGAACGTGGGCTGCCAGCTCG tgGCCCTGAACGTGCAGACGGGCGGGGCGGAGATGGATCTGTGCGACGGGCTCTTCCAGCAGAACGCCCGCTGCGGCTACGTGCTGAAGCCGGCTTTCCTGAGGGACGCGGGAACTGCCTTCGACCCCGACAATCcccggagcagggctgggggcggccCGTGGAGCCTGGCGATTCAG GTCATCAGCGGGCAGCAGCTCCCCAAGGTGGCCAGCAGCAAGGCGAGCGCCATCGTCGACCCCCTTGTGCGCGTGGAGATCCACGGTGTCCCCGccgaccagggcaggcaggagacCCAGTACGTCGATAACAACG GCTTTAACCCCAGCTGGGGCGAGACGCTGCAGTTCAAGGTGCACGTCCCTGAACTGGCCCTCGTGCGCTTCGTGGTGGAGGATTATGACAAGACGTCCAGGAACGACTTCGTGGGCCAGTTCACCCTGCCCTTCGCTAGCATCAAATCAG GTTATCGTCACGTCCACCTCCTGTCCAAGGACGGCACGGCCATCCCACCCTCCTCGCTTTTCGTTCACATCCAAATCACGGAGCTTCCCTACCCCGAGTAG